Proteins from one Ipomoea triloba cultivar NCNSP0323 chromosome 1, ASM357664v1 genomic window:
- the LOC116012206 gene encoding dnaJ homolog subfamily C member 7 homolog encodes MQYYKSCMESRMGVCLDRRIAIEAADGLQKAEKVAESLHRSAELLKQKTCDAASRALEIIADALSISSYSEKLLEMKGESLCKLQKYDEAIKLCEQTLDFAEKNFALHDTKNTNDSVRLWRWRIMSKSYYHLGKLKAALDLIKKQEQVIFVNDGSGNESQKSLIPLGTTIRELLAHRKAGNKAFQSGKFAEALDHYNAAISKSVESQPFAAICFCNRAAAHQGLGQIIDAIADCSVAMALDENYAKAASRRATLHEMIRDYVDAVTDLKRLISLLENEAQEKAGSFSEVLRKARQRLSSVEEKAKSQIPLDLYLIL; translated from the exons ATGCAGTATTACAAAAGCTGCATGGAATCAAGAATGGGTGTTTGCTTGGATAGGAGAATTGCAATTGAAGCTGCAGATGGTCTACAAAAGGCAGAG AAAGTTGCTGAGAGTTTGCATAGGTCTGCTGAACTCTTAAAACAGAAAACTTGTGATGCTGCAAGCCGTGCTCTAGAAATTATTGCCGATGCATTGTCCATAAGCAGCTATTCAGAAAAGTTACTTGAAATGAAAGGAGAAAGTTTATGCAAG TTGCAGAAGTATGATGAGGCAATTAAGCTGTGTGAGCAAACTCTTGATTTTGCTGAAAAGAACTTTGCTTTACATGACACAAAAAACACGAATGATTCCGTAAGGCTGTGGAGATGGCGCATTATGTCAAAATCCTACTACCATCTTGGGAAGCTTAAGGCAGCTCTTGATCTGATCAAGAAGCAAGAGCAAGTAATTTTTGTCAATGATGG ATCTGGAAACGAATCTCAGAAGTCATTGATTCCTTTAGGCACTACTATTCGTGAACTTTTAGCCCACAGG AAAGCCGGAAATAAAGCTTTCCAATCTGGAAAGTTCGCAGAAGCATTGGATCATTATAATGCTGCTATTTCAAAAAGTGTTGAATCACAGCCTTTTGCAGCCATCTGCTTCTGCAACCGTGCTGCAGCCCATCAAGGTTTGGGACAGATTATTGATGCCATTGCTGATTGCAGTGTAGCCATGGCTCTAGACGAAAATTATGCAAAG GCAGCTTCAAGGAGGGCTACTTTGCATGAGATGATTAGAGACTATGTGGATGCAGTTACTGATCTTAAGAGGCTTATATCCCTACTAGAAAATGAAGCACAAGAAAAAGCTGGCAGTTTCTCGGAAGTATTAAGAAAAGCTCGCCAACGTCTCTCCTCAGTTGAGGAGAAGGCAAAAAGTCAAATTCCTTTGGATCTTTATCTCATACTGTGA